A window of the Bombina bombina isolate aBomBom1 chromosome 3, aBomBom1.pri, whole genome shotgun sequence genome harbors these coding sequences:
- the LOC128652300 gene encoding LOW QUALITY PROTEIN: uncharacterized protein LOC128652300 (The sequence of the model RefSeq protein was modified relative to this genomic sequence to represent the inferred CDS: deleted 1 base in 1 codon) codes for MYSFGVRPYVSIKTVTVGKLLMPPIQVPVALKRVYIRQYRIPGGHKEIGDTIKDLIAAGVVRPITTSWNNPVWPVKKSDGTWRMTVDYRELNSNTPPLTAAVPDMVTLIENIQRHPGNMYAVIDLANAFYTIPIEEQCQEQFAYTWQGRQFTFTRLPMGYVHSPTICHRIVAEHMEEVTLPPNVQVTHYIDDVMIQGPDEQVVQQVLEQVITHLKKKGWEINPAKIQGPGTSVRFLGIQWTNGRREITPKAKQKIVEFTYPKTKKEAQRFIGLFGFWRQHIPHLSQILAPIYKVTRKKYSFEWGSKEELAFETAKQAIQMAMDLWPVKEGPIDLNVSVHKEHANWSLWQKQGRGKVPLGFWTRKLPEAGDRYTPFERQLCACYWALVETEELTLGHDVFLRPEIPIMNWVMGSPKTHKIGHAQESSIIKWKWYIQNRAKTGPKGVAALHEKVAEQPLQGTAPIQETPTEESLVKWDVPYDQLSEEQQAHAWFTDGSAKYVGSQRSWKAVAYNPVTKQMLVSTGKNESSQYAELVAVHQAIACEQGECHVYTDSWSVANGLATWLPTWERKDYQIYSKEVWGKQIWQELSRLVKEKTVTIYHVDAHTNQDSLERLFNSIADEAAKVSTVESEDVDEEADNKGVAQWAHQKSGHLGERATHRWALQRGIKLSMEVIKTEIANCPVCQHVRKRQIPGMVQGHIKRGKLPGQIWQIDFIGPLPSSKGCQYACTAVDTYSGYLIAHPCKQATQINTIKTLELITKFYGTPLQIQSDNGTHFTGHMVQGYSAERYIQWIYHIPYYPQAAGLIERMNGLLKQQLKKLGDGTLQKWRDHLEEAINVLNNRPITDSETPLSRMISRQEYTECRDQHAVVTCWETSPGGLAPDKLLPPSGGIYLTIQDQVTISPESSQTISTGIGVQIPDKHVGFIVPMPSLIIRGISIVEKTLDPGRTEEVKLTLLNRGKEQGDMSALGVVAKLIVTPTCNSEIAEQETAETRGRVGIGAKVWLKQEKGPPVPAEVIAKGDDNVVIVVKQGSNDWLHVPAGKCYLRN; via the exons ATGTACAGCTTTGGGGTAAGGCCTTATGTGTCCATCAAAACCGTTACTGTAGGAAAATTGTTGATGCCCCCCATACAGGTCCCAGTGGCCTTGAAGAGGGTATACATTCGACAATACCGAATACCGGGAGGGCATAAAGAGATAGGTGACACTATCAAAGATCTAATAGCTGCAGGGGTGGTGAGACCTATCACCACATCTTGGAATAATCCCGTTTGGCCGGTCAAGAAAAGTGATGGGACCTGGCGTATGACTGtggattatagggagttaaatagTAATACTCCCCCATTAACGGCAGCAGTACCCGATATGGTTACGCTGATAGAAAATATACAGCGTCACCCTGGAAATATGTATGCGGTTATTGACCTGGCAAATGCCTTCTATACAATACCTATAGAGGAGCAGTGCCAAGAGCAATTCGCATACACCTGGCAGGGACGGCAATTCACGTTCACGCGCCTCCCAATGGGCTATGTCCATAGCCCCACGATCTGCCACAGGATTGTGGCAGAACACATGGAGGAAGTTACTCTGCCCCCCAACGTGCAGGTCACACATTATATAGATGATGTAATGATACAGGGACCTGATGAGCAAGTAGTGCAACAAGTGTTAGAACAGGTGATAACCCACTTAAAGAAGAAGGGGTGGGAAATCAACCCT GCCAAAATACAAGGGCCAGGAACCTCAGTACGATTCCTGGGTATACAGTGGACAAATGGCCGTAGGGaaataacccctaaagccaagcagAAAATAGTGGAATTTACATACCCTAAAACCAAAAAGGAAGCCCAGCGCTTCATTGGGTTATTTGGCTTTTGGCGGCAGCATATACCCCACCTGAGCCAAATACTAGCCCCCATCTACAAGGTTACCAGGAAAAAGTATAGCTTTGAGTGGGGGTCTAAGGAGGAGTTGGCTTTTGAAACTGCAAAACAGGCCATCCAAATGGCGATGGATCTGTGGCCAGTAAAGGAAGGGCCAATAGATTTAAATGtgtctgtccacaaggaacatgctAATTGGAGCCTTTGGCAGAAACAAGGGAGAGGGAAAGTCCCCCTTGGTTTCTGGACTAGGAAATTGCCTGAGGCAGGTGACCGATACACGCCCTTTGAGCGCCAGTTATGTGCTTGCTACTGGGCTTTAGTGGAAACAGAGGAGCTAACGTTAGGGCATGATGTATTCTTGAGGCCTGAGATTCCCATAATGAACTGGGTAatgggcagtcctaagacccataaGATTGGACATGCTCAGGAATCAAGCATCATAAAATGGAAATGGTATATACAGAACAGGGCAAAGACAGGTCCCAAAGGGGTTGCCGCACTGCATGAAAAGGTTGCTGAGCAACCCCTCCAGGGGACAGCCCCCATTCAGGAGACACCAACAGAGGAGTCTCTAGTAAAATGGGATGTGCCATATGATCAACTGTCAGAAGAACAGCAAGCCCATGCTTGGTTCACTGACGGATCAGCAAAATATGTGGGTTCACAGAGGAGTTGGAAAGCAGTAGCCTACAATCCTGTGACCAAACAGATGCTGGTGTCTACAGGGAAAAATGAAAGTAGCCAATACGCTGAGTTAGTTGCTGTCCATCAGGCCATAGCCTGTGAACAGGGCGAATGCCACGTATACACCGACTCATGGTCAGTGGCAAATGGGCTAGCCACCTGGCTCCCCACCTGGGAACGAAAAGACTACCAGATATACTCAAAGGAGGTGTGGGGGAAGCAGATATGGCAGGAACTCAGCAGATTGGTTAAGGAAAAGACAGTGACTATTTACCATGTAGATGCCCACACAAATCAGGATTCACTAGAACGGCTGTTCAATTCTATTGCAGATGAGGCAGCCAAAGTCTCCACTGTGGAAAGTGAGGATGTGGATGAGGAGGCTGACAATAAGGGTGTGGCCCAGTGGGCCCACCAAAAAAGTGGACACCTTGGAGAGAGAGCGACTCATAGGTGGGCATTGCAAAGGGGTATCAAGCTATCTATGGAAGTAATAAAAACAGAGATAGCAAATTGTCCTGTATGTCAGCATGTCAGGAAGCGACAGATTCCTGGCATGGTGCAAGGACATATCAAAAGAGGCAAGCTGCCGGGCCAGATCTGGCAGATAGATTTCATAGGACCTCTTCCCTCCAGCAAAGGCTGCCAGTACGCGTGCACGGCTGTGGACACGTACTCAGGCTACCTCATAGCCCACCCATGTAAGCAAGCAACTCAGATAAACACCATTAAGACCCTAGAATTAATCACAAAATTCTATGGCACTCCATTGCAGATACAGAGtgataatggtactcattttacaggACACATGGTACAGGGATATAGTGCAGAAAGGTACATACAATGGATATACCATATACCCTATTATCCCCAAGCAGCAGGATTAATTGAGCGAATGAATGGTTTGCTAAAGCAGCAGTTAAAGAAGCTAGGGGATGGTACCTTGCAGAAGTGGAGGGACCATCTTGAGGAAGCAATTAATGTTTTAAATAACCGTCCTATTACAGATAGTGAGACCCCACTGTCTAGGATGATAAGCAGACAGGAGTACACTGAGTGTCGAGATCAACATGCTGTGGTAACGTGTTGGGAAACTAGCCCTGGGGGTTTAGCGCCAGATAAATTGCTCCCTCCTAGTGGCGGGATATACTTGACCATCCAGGACCAGGTAACAATATCCCCTGAGAGCTCCCAAACCATATCAACAGGGATAGGGGTCCAAATACCTGacaaacatgtgggtttcatagtTCCAATGCCCTCTCTCATAATCAGAGGTATTAGCATAGTGGAAAAAACGCTAGACCCTGGAAGAACTGAGGAAGTGAAGCTCACCCTCCTCAATAGAGGAAAGGAACAGGGAGACATGTCAGCATTAGGAGTAGTAGCAAAGCTTATAGTTACTCCCACCTGCAACAGTGAGATAGCGGAACAGGAAACTGCAGAAACTAGGGGAAGGGTGGGCATAGGGGCTAAGGTCTGGTTGAAACAAGAAAAGGGCCCCCCCGTGCCTGCAGAGGTGATAGCTAAGGGAGATGACAATGTGGTAATTGTGGTAAAGCAAGGGAGCAATGATTGGCTGCATGTGCCTGCGGGCAAGTGCTATTTACGGAATTAA